The region AAGCAGCAAATTTTAAGTGGTAATCATCACGCCAGTTAGTTGAGACTACTTCAATCACCAAGGGGATGGATAAACCATCACTAAGGATGGATTTTTTTTTCCATAATTTTTCGTTAACTAGATTAGCGCGGTTTACCACTAATACATCTGGAAAATAACCAGAATTTTGGCTATCAGGTTTAATAATAGTTTGGTTGGGAATCAAATAAGGAAGGTCTAATTTGTCAATCATTACACTAAGTTTAATTGTCAAAAATCCTTTAACTTCTTCGTGTTCTCCTACTGGTTGTGCCATTTCAATAATATTTCCATTATGTAGTTCGTAACGAACCCCAGAATTTTCAGGAAGCCAATCGACAAATTCCTCGAAGGTAACAACTTTTGGTGAGGTTTGGATCATTGTTTTAAAACTTGCTGACGATAAAAAAATTAATTAGTAGTCGGACATAAATAAACAATACTATGTTAAGAAATGTAACTAGGTTGTAACCCCTCTCCGGCGCTCCGGCGCTCCGGCGCTCCCCTGCTCACTTCACCGTAACGTTTATTTTTGTCCAGTTACTTTGTAGGGGTCAAACACGCCGCAAGATGCTGCGTTCCACATTGACCCCTAGCATATTTATTAATATTAACGGCCCGATTTTCGATGTTGAATCGCTGTTACTCCTTCTGCTTCTAATACATCTCCTTGATTAACAATTCCATAAATTAACCAATGATCTCCTGCTTCAATTCTTTGCTGTACTGTACATTCTAAATAAGCTAAAGCATCGGTTAAAATACAACAGCCATTATCAGCCATTTTGGTATTAACCTGATTCAAAGGATTCTCCACAGTAGGATCAGTAAAATGTCGTCTAATATTTCTTCCTTCTTTGAGGATATTTAAGACAAAAGATTCCCCTAATTCTAAATCAGAATTATTGCCTTGTTCTTGACTAATTGCTATCATTAATCCAGGAGGATTAAATGTAGCTTGAGATACCCAAGAAGTCAAAAACCCGTTATGGGTTCCGTTTTGATGAGTAGTCAGAATACAAATAGACCCGATAACTCGTCCTACGGCTTGTTCTGTGCGGTCAATGTGAGTCTCGGTTAATCCTTGACGGTTAATACGTTGTTTTTGCTTTTTCTTGAGAGTTTGGGCGAATTCTGACCCCGCTTGTTGACATTCTTGTAAAGCAGTTTCATCAGGAGTAAACCGGATACGCAAGGGGTTAAAGCCAAAACGATAGTTTGCATCCCGTAATTTGCCTGAAATCAAGTCAATAGCTTCACCACTCCAACCATAGGAACCAAATACGCCCGCTAACTTCGTTTTAGACGCGCTGGCTAAAACTATTCCTAAGGCGGTTTGTATTTGTACAGGTGCATGACCTCCCAAAGTAGGTGATCCCATGATAAACCCGTCGCACTCCTCTACTGTGCGTGCGATCGCATCAGGTTCAACAACTTCACAGTTTAGCAAGTCCACCCCAACCCCATTATCAATCAATCCTTGGGCGATCGCATTAGCTAAAATGGCGGTGTTACCATAAGCCGACGCATACAACAGGGCAACTTTGAGGGTTTGGCTTTTTTGTTGTTGACACCATTGACGATAATCATAGGTAAAGCGACTGAGACTATAACGTACGATGAAACCATGACCAGGGGCGTAATATTTAGCGGAAAATGCTTCGATTTTGTCTAAAATAAGCCCTACTTGTTTAGCTTGGGCAGCGTGGAGACAGTCAAAATAGTAGCGGCGATCGCTGTCTAATTGTTTCCAGTCATCATCAAACACATTATCATGACACAGATGCACCCCAAATAGTTTATCAGTATAGAGGATGCGGGCTTGAGGGTCATAAGTCAAGAGTCCATCGGCCCAACGAGGAGTCGGAACCAAAAGAAACTGTAACTGATGCCCTTGTCCTAAGTCTAGGGTATCCTCAGAACGCACTACACGGATTTGGGATTCCCAATGAGGAAAACTGACTTTTATAGCATTTGCGGCTGGTTTAGAGCAAATTAGGGTCACTTGAGGACATTTTTCTAAGATGACCTTGAGGGTGGCTATGCGGTTAGGATTAACATGGCCTAAAATCAAGTAATCTAATTGACTTAAATCCAGATGTTGTTGTAATTCTTCGATAAAAATGTTAGTAAATGACTCCCCTGGAGGATCAATTAAGGCAGTTTTATCAGCTTTAATTAAGTAAGAATTAGCTGTTGTTCCCTTTTCTAAAGCGTATTCTACTTCAAATTTTAGGCGATCCCAAGTACGAGAACGAAATATGGTCGTATTGGTTGCCAAAGTAGCAATTTGAACATCACGGGGACGAGTATTTATGGGGTTTAAAGTGGGTGTAGACATGATTTTTTCCTGTAATAATTTATAGAAGTCTCAATCATCATTTATTCTAAGTAGGTGGTAATAAATAAACGAATGGCGGTAGTAACAGTTAACTGATAACTGATAACTGTTAACTGAAATGACCACCTACTTACATTCCTAAAGCAATTTATTCAATCAATGAGGAAGAATGGACATAAGAATTTTTGGATTCACCAACGGTTTGTTTTAAGCTATTTTTGCGACGTTGAGATACTTGTTCTTCAGGATCAATGTGTTCAAAAGTAGGAGGCAACCAGACACGAATCACCATTAAAACACCCAAAGAAAGTAAAAATGCACAAACTGCTAAAACTTGTGTACCTTGAGTTTCTAAAATGCCTCTAACAATGATTTCTCGTAATACAGAAACTATCGCTACTTCAACAGCAACTCCGATAGAAATGCGCTTTTCTTGTAGGTAAATAATCAACAAACGGAACAATTCAACCCAAATTAACAGGGATAAAATATCGGCTGTGACCACATTAAATTCTACTGGAGGCAGCAAAGACAAGAACATTAACCGAATTTGCAATACCATGAAGCCAAATAGCCCAATACACAAAGAAATCACAATTAAATCTTGCACTAACTCCAATGCTTGTACCACTGGGTTAACATTCAGTAAGCCATTTTTTTCAGGAGGTGACGACTCAATTGATTTATACATTTTTATTCAGTGATAAATGTTGATTTTTGACCGTTCATTGTTAACAGTTAACTATTAACTATTAACTACTTAGTAATGATTTCCCACCTTACGATGATGTACAGCAGTCACTCCCTCTACTTTAGATAAACGTCCTGTTTGCACTGTGCTATAAATAATCCAGTGATCACTAGCTTCCAGGCGACTGGTGACGGTACATTCCAAATAAGCTAAAGCATCGGCTAAAATAGGCGAACCATTGCGAGATTGATGGGTTTTAATGCCAGCAAAGCGATCGCCACCAGGGGGAAACCTTTTGAGAAAATGTTTCATTAACCCCTGATAATTCCCTTCTTCTAAGATATTTAGAACAAAAGTATTATCTACCTGCATTAAAGATTCAATGGCCCGATCTTTAGCCACCGCGATCGCCACTCCCAAGGGTTCTAAACTCGCTTGTGTTACCCAAGAAGCTAACATAGCCCCCGAAACTTCGCCTTTTTGGACAGTAATTAAATATAAACCGCCACTAATGCGCCCTAAAGCCTTTTCTAAACTAGAATCAATGGATTTCATCTGTTTAATAGTGCGATCGCGGGTTAACCACTGTCCTAAATCGGTTCCTGCTTCCTCTGCCAGCTTCTCGGTGGTGGCTGTAGGCGCATTTTTGATTAAAATGGGGGAAAAAGCTTCAGTTAAGCCAATTTCTTGAAATTTATTGCGTAGGGGGTAAATAGGTTCATCTTCTCCCCCACCAGACTCAAATAAACCGATGGCTTGTTTGCCATGAACTGCGGCTAAAATGGTACTCAGGGCAGTTTGAGCGATAGCATTATGTTGAGAAGGCATTCCGATGACTAAACCCTTAGCCTCATGGACAAATTCTCGCGCTTCATGGGGATCAGTCTCACTAAGATTAACTAAATCGACCGTTACTCCTGTTTTAAGGAGTCCTTGGGCAATATCACGCCCAATTTGCTCACTATAGCCATAATCTTCACTATAGAATACTACTACTAGATTATCAGTTTTGGCTTGTTCCTGACTCCATTGTTGATAAGAATTGAGCCATTGAGGAATATGATGGTGAAGTAGGGGGCCATGACCAGTAGCAACGGTTTGGATATCTAAGTTTTGAATGCGTTTGAGGGCAGCTAATACAGAACGAGCATTTGGCCCCATTAAACAATCATAATAATACTGAAAATCTTCTGTGAGTAAATCCGGTTCTTCGTCATAAAGATAGTCATCACAGTAGTGCATTCCAAACACATCACAAGTGTAAAGAATATGAGTTTTTTTATCATAAGTAAAAATGGTATCTGGCCAATGCAAATTAGGGGCAGACACGA is a window of Aphanothece sacrum FPU1 DNA encoding:
- a CDS encoding Uma2 family endonuclease: MIQTSPKVVTFEEFVDWLPENSGVRYELHNGNIIEMAQPVGEHEEVKGFLTIKLSVMIDKLDLPYLIPNQTIIKPDSQNSGYFPDVLVVNRANLVNEKLWKKKSILSDGLSIPLVIEVVSTNWRDDYHLKFAAYEEMGILEYWIIDYAALGGRNFIGNPKQPTISVCNLVDGEYQISKFRDKDQLISQIFPELNLTPNQIFQVLI
- a CDS encoding diflavin flavoprotein yields the protein MSTPTLNPINTRPRDVQIATLATNTTIFRSRTWDRLKFEVEYALEKGTTANSYLIKADKTALIDPPGESFTNIFIEELQQHLDLSQLDYLILGHVNPNRIATLKVILEKCPQVTLICSKPAANAIKVSFPHWESQIRVVRSEDTLDLGQGHQLQFLLVPTPRWADGLLTYDPQARILYTDKLFGVHLCHDNVFDDDWKQLDSDRRYYFDCLHAAQAKQVGLILDKIEAFSAKYYAPGHGFIVRYSLSRFTYDYRQWCQQQKSQTLKVALLYASAYGNTAILANAIAQGLIDNGVGVDLLNCEVVEPDAIARTVEECDGFIMGSPTLGGHAPVQIQTALGIVLASASKTKLAGVFGSYGWSGEAIDLISGKLRDANYRFGFNPLRIRFTPDETALQECQQAGSEFAQTLKKKQKQRINRQGLTETHIDRTEQAVGRVIGSICILTTHQNGTHNGFLTSWVSQATFNPPGLMIAISQEQGNNSDLELGESFVLNILKEGRNIRRHFTDPTVENPLNQVNTKMADNGCCILTDALAYLECTVQQRIEAGDHWLIYGIVNQGDVLEAEGVTAIQHRKSGR
- a CDS encoding phosphate-starvation-inducible PsiE family protein; the encoded protein is MYKSIESSPPEKNGLLNVNPVVQALELVQDLIVISLCIGLFGFMVLQIRLMFLSLLPPVEFNVVTADILSLLIWVELFRLLIIYLQEKRISIGVAVEVAIVSVLREIIVRGILETQGTQVLAVCAFLLSLGVLMVIRVWLPPTFEHIDPEEQVSQRRKNSLKQTVGESKNSYVHSSSLIE
- a CDS encoding diflavin flavoprotein, which codes for MVALNVRSQDFNVSSRLTIQNREIAEKTTVIRSLDWDRDRFDIEFDLTNGTTYNSFLIQGEKTALVDTSHQKFESLYLEALTNLIDFSTLDYLIISHTEPDHSGLVKNVLSLAPQVTIVGSKVAIQFLENMVHQSFNSLIVKSGETLDLGNGHELEFVSAPNLHWPDTIFTYDKKTHILYTCDVFGMHYCDDYLYDEEPDLLTEDFQYYYDCLMGPNARSVLAALKRIQNLDIQTVATGHGPLLHHHIPQWLNSYQQWSQEQAKTDNLVVVFYSEDYGYSEQIGRDIAQGLLKTGVTVDLVNLSETDPHEAREFVHEAKGLVIGMPSQHNAIAQTALSTILAAVHGKQAIGLFESGGGEDEPIYPLRNKFQEIGLTEAFSPILIKNAPTATTEKLAEEAGTDLGQWLTRDRTIKQMKSIDSSLEKALGRISGGLYLITVQKGEVSGAMLASWVTQASLEPLGVAIAVAKDRAIESLMQVDNTFVLNILEEGNYQGLMKHFLKRFPPGGDRFAGIKTHQSRNGSPILADALAYLECTVTSRLEASDHWIIYSTVQTGRLSKVEGVTAVHHRKVGNHY